The following coding sequences lie in one Komagataeibacter sucrofermentans DSM 15973 genomic window:
- the rplI gene encoding 50S ribosomal protein L9, with translation MSAVELILLQRVEKLGQMGEIVTVKPGYARNFLLPQGKAIRANAHNRERFERERVQLEAQNLKNREEAERLSERMHGLSVILIRQAGDSGSLYGSVTTRDIAEAATKAGLTITRNQVILPEPIKQLGLYDVSVALHPEVSMQVTVNVARSEEEAERQARGEEIGADIDDEPTLADEGVVTEGEVSEETAIEETPAV, from the coding sequence CCAGCGCGTCGAGAAGCTGGGCCAGATGGGCGAGATCGTCACGGTGAAGCCGGGCTACGCCCGTAACTTCCTGCTGCCCCAGGGCAAGGCGATCCGCGCCAACGCGCATAACCGCGAGCGCTTCGAGCGTGAGCGCGTGCAGCTTGAGGCCCAGAACCTCAAGAACCGCGAGGAGGCCGAGCGCCTGTCCGAGCGCATGCACGGCCTGTCGGTCATCCTGATCCGTCAGGCGGGCGACAGCGGCAGCCTGTATGGTTCGGTCACGACCCGCGACATCGCTGAAGCGGCGACCAAGGCTGGCCTGACCATCACCCGTAACCAGGTGATCCTGCCCGAGCCGATCAAGCAGCTTGGCCTGTATGACGTAAGCGTTGCCCTGCACCCGGAAGTGTCCATGCAGGTGACCGTGAACGTTGCCCGCTCTGAGGAAGAAGCAGAGCGTCAGGCCCGTGGCGAAGAAATCGGCGCTGATATCGACGACGAACCCACACTGGCTGATGAAGGCGTGGTAACCGAGGGCGAAGTTTCGGAAGAGACCGCCATCGAGGAAACCCCGGCTGTCTGA